The Oscillatoria acuminata PCC 6304 genomic interval CCACGGTTTTAGAGGTGGGGAGGGAGGAGACATCCCCCAGAGCAAAGACATTGAGGTAGCGTTTATGTTGCAAGGTATCTCGGTCCACATCTACCCACCCATAAGGATTATTCGGCACTGCCAGAGGGCTTTGTTTAATAAAATCAGGAGCGCTTTGAGGGGGGGCAACGTGAATCATATCGTACTTCATGCTAAGTTCATCCACGGGACCGCTTTCACCAAGAATATCAAAAATGGCTTCTTTGGTTTCTGGGCGAATTTCCTTAAGATTGTGCTGAAATTTTACTTCAATTTCCCGCTCTTTGACCACATTTTCTAAAATTTGGGAATAAGCGGGAACCGTAAACATTTTAGTATCTGCGGTCAAAAACATGACGTTAGAACATTCTCGAACCCCCCATTTACTTCTAAATGTATCATCGGCCATGTACATGACTTTTTGGGAGGCTCCTCCGCATTTAATCGGGGTATTGGGAAAGGTAAAGAGGGCGTTACCCCCTTGGAAATTTTTAATGGTTTCCCAAGTGTAAGGCGCGTAAGTTGGTGAATAATTGGAGGTGACGCCCTCTTTGCCGAGGGCTTGTTTAAGACCTTTGATTAAATGCCAGTCAATTTGAATTCCGGGACAGACAATTAAACAGTCATATTCTATCTCAAGCCCGCTGGCGGTAATGACTGTATTGCCATCGGGGTTGAGTTTCACGGCTTTATCTTTGATCCAAGTCACCCCTTTGGGCATGACATCTTTTTGCGGTTTGCGGGTGTCTTCAATTTGAAAAACTCCGCCGCCAGTTAAGGTCCAACCCGGTTGATAATAGTGGATATCGGAGGGTTCGATAATGGCGATATCTAAGGCGGGATTTTTTGCTAAGAGTTGGGAACTGGTGGAAATTCCCGCTGATCCGCCCCCGATCGCCAGGATTTGGTGATGGATGGTTTTGCGAACTGGGGTTTGGGGTTGCGGAATTTGGAGTTGGGAAGGGTGTTGTGTGAGGTTGACCATCGTTTTTGTCTTATGATAAGTATTTTTACTTAAGGAGGGGAAGGGGAGTTAAGTGACTGACCCCAACTCCCCTGGCCCCTTTTTGGCTAGTTGTCAAAAACCTCTTGTTATATTACTATATAGTAGTAGATAGTTAAAAGCAAGTGGTTTTAATTTGCCGCCCCATCCTGGGGCGATCGCACTCGTTATCCGGAACAGGCGATCGCCAGGAGACCCAGAGACTATCTGCAAGTCAACCGCAGAAATTAAACCCAAGGAGAAACCTTCGATGCTATTCCGCCAACTGTATGACAACGAAACCAGTACCTACACCTATTTAATCGCTGACGAAACCACCAAAGAAGCGGTATTAGTCGATCCGGTGATCGAGCAAGTTGATCGCGATTTGCAACTGCTGGAAGAGTTGGGATTAACCTTGCGCTATTGCTTGGAAACCCATATTCATGCGGATCACATCACAGGCACGGGAGAGTTGCGATCGCGCACGAACTGTCAGGGAGTTGTCCCGGAAAATGCCAGTGCTGCCTGTGCCGATCGCTTTATCAAAGATGGGGAAACCTTGCAGGTTGGGGACATTGAAATTAAAGCGATCGCCACCTGGGGACATACCGATAGCCATAATGCCTATCTCATCAATGGCGATCGGATTTTAACTGGAGACTCCCTACTAATTCGTGGATGTGGACGCACCGATTTTCAAAGTGGTAATCCCGGATTACTTTATGATTGTATTACCCAAAAAATCTTCACCTTATCCGGTGAAACCTTAGTCTATCCCGGTCACGACTACAAAGGCAGAACCGTCTCCACCATTGGTGAAGAAAAAAACCATAATCCTCGGTTTGTCGGCAAAGACCGCGATAGTTTTATCGAACAAATGAATAACTTAAATTTGCCGAATCCCAAGAAAATTGCTGAAGCCGTTCCTGCCAATCAAGGCTGTGGGAAACCCGCCATTATTTAGGCCCTCACCCTAAATCCCTCTCCCCCTGAGCTCAGTCGAAGGGTTCCGAGAGGGACTTTGAATCTGGTTTCTCAGTGAAAATCCGTGAAATCTGTGGTTACCCTAAAATTACCCAGGGAAATCACCCTACTTTATTAACCGAGTCTTTTGATGAATGGAATCAAACAGTATCTTCCTATTTTAAATTGGGGACTGCATTACCGGCGCGAGTATTTAATTGGAGATATAACCGCTGGAATTATCGTCGCCAGCTTGCTGATTCCTCAAGGTATGGCCTATGCAATGCTGGCCGGATTACCGCCAGAAGTGGGGTTATATGCCAGTATTTTACCGCTGATTGTCTATGCTTGTTTGGGAACCAGTAGCAACCTCTCTGTTGCACCAGTTGCGGTTGATTCTCTGATGGTTGCTGCCGCCGTTAGCGCCTTCGCTGGGGAAAATACTGCGGAATATTTAGGATTAGCCTTAACCCTAGCTTTCCTAGTGGGAATCATTGAAATTTTTATGGGAGTATTCCGCCTCGGGTTTTTGGTAAATTTCCTGAGTCAGTCGGTGATTTCGGGATTTATTAGTGCAGCGGCTATTTTAATAGGAGTCAGCCAAGTTAAACATTTATTAGGGGTAAAAATTCCGCAAACTGAGTCATTTGTGCAACTCGTTTCTTATTTAGGCGCAGAAGTGGCAAATACCAACGGGGTGACCCTGATGCTCGGGTTAATGGCCTTGGTTATTTTAATCTTTTTTAACAAAAAAGTCAAGGACTATCTGAAACAATGGCGAGTTTCGGAAGCGGCGATCGTCCCGATTACAAAAAGTGCGCCGTTGCTGCTGGTAATTTTCAGTTCTTTATTAGTTTGGGGATTGAGATTGGATGAAATTGCAGGAGTGAAAGTGGTGGGAACGATTCCCCAAGGATTGCCGCCAATTTCTCTACCCCTGTTTGATGGCACGACTTTACAACAGTTATTTCCGGCTGCTTTAGCGATTAGCTTTGTGGGATTTATGGAAGCATTTGCCGTGGGGAGTTTTTTAGGCAGTAAGAAACGCCAAAAACTGGATGCGAATCAGGAATTAATTGCGTTAGGGGCCGCCAATGCCAGTGCTGCCTTTACTGGGGGATATCCCGTAACTGGGGGATTGAGTCGGTCCGTGGTGAATTTTGCGGCGGGTGCAAATACGGGATTGGCATCAATGATTACGGCCCTTGTAATTGCGATTACAGTGATGTTTCTAACTCCCTTATTTTATTTTTTACCCCAAACAATTTTAGCCGCGATTATTTTAGTTGCGGTGGCGAATTTAAGTAGGTAGGTACAAAAAATCGAAACTAAGTAAAGATATGTTAAGGAGAGGGGCCAGACTTAAACTTAACCCGTTTGGCTGTATAGTTTCCCTCTACACTTCGGGCCTCTACACCTGCCATAACCGCATAAGCTAGGTCTAGTTCATCTTCAAACATACGTCCGGCTAATTCATCACGTTTCAAATGCTGCCATTCTAATTCAATTTCATTCATTTCTGAGCAGTATTTAGGGAGTAAAAAGATGTACAATCCTTTCTCTTCCCATGAAGGCCATTTGTTTTGAACCTCTAAACTTTTATGAATCGGCCCATTGTCTTGCACTATTACCCGAATTCGTCCTGTTAGGGCCAACTCCTTTGAGGCTTCCTCCGCTTCTATTTCCATCATTTTAATATAAGATTTACTGGTGAAACTTCCAATGGCAAGGCCATAGGTGAAGCCAATCTTGGGTTGCATTATTCCTAAAATGCTCAGTCTTCTCCCCCGTATGCGCGTTTGTTCTTGACATTTTTGTTCCTTTTTTGGGAAATAGGTATAACCGACTGAACTCCATAAACAAAAGCCCGACTCATCTAAATACTTTAGGTCAATTTCTCTCGCTGCTGCGGCGAATTCCAACATATCTAGATCGGCTTGTTTTATCGAACGTTCTTCTGGGTCTTGCTTATTTTTATGACTAATTCTTGTCCGTTTCCAAATTATTCCCTTTTTTTTTAGCACCCGTCTGAGACGATCAGGACTTAGGTACACTTGCCGTTCTGCCGCCAGTTTTTTAGCCAGTTGTTTACTGTTATAGGTGCGGGGTTCCTGCCTAAGACATTCTTCTACATAAGCTATATCAGCATCTTGCCATTTTGCTTTGCTTCCTCGCCCCGCTTTGTCCCACAGTCCCCCTAGTCCCTTCTTCTCCCACCGATGCAGTGTGTCCCGGACTCTAGAAACAGACCAGTTAAAGTGACTAGCAATCTTTTCTACATACCATCCATGAGCATTCAACCGGACAATGGAGGCTCTATCTTTTACCCTTTGAGGTAGAGTGGTTGCCATTCTAAGTTCAAACAAGGTTCGATCTTCTTCTGGGGTAAGAAAGACTCTCAGGCGAGCGCCCATAATTTTTTCCTCTAACGATGGGACAGGTCTTTACTTATCTTTACATACTTTGGATTTTTTGTACCTACCTACTTATTAGATTTTGGGACATTAAAACGACTGTGGGGATATGATAAAGGAGATGCGATCGCCTGGGGTGCTGCCTTTATTGCCGTCCTCGCTACCAGCGTAGAAACCGGAATTCTCATCGGGGCTGCCATTTCCTTGGCCCTGCATCTGTGGCGCACGAGTAAACCCCATATTGCCATAGTGGGACGCATTGAGAATACGGAACATTTCCGGAATATAGAGCGATATCG includes:
- a CDS encoding SulP family inorganic anion transporter gives rise to the protein MNGIKQYLPILNWGLHYRREYLIGDITAGIIVASLLIPQGMAYAMLAGLPPEVGLYASILPLIVYACLGTSSNLSVAPVAVDSLMVAAAVSAFAGENTAEYLGLALTLAFLVGIIEIFMGVFRLGFLVNFLSQSVISGFISAAAILIGVSQVKHLLGVKIPQTESFVQLVSYLGAEVANTNGVTLMLGLMALVILIFFNKKVKDYLKQWRVSEAAIVPITKSAPLLLVIFSSLLVWGLRLDEIAGVKVVGTIPQGLPPISLPLFDGTTLQQLFPAALAISFVGFMEAFAVGSFLGSKKRQKLDANQELIALGAANASAAFTGGYPVTGGLSRSVVNFAAGANTGLASMITALVIAITVMFLTPLFYFLPQTILAAIILVAVANLSR
- a CDS encoding IS630 family transposase, with the protein product MGARLRVFLTPEEDRTLFELRMATTLPQRVKDRASIVRLNAHGWYVEKIASHFNWSVSRVRDTLHRWEKKGLGGLWDKAGRGSKAKWQDADIAYVEECLRQEPRTYNSKQLAKKLAAERQVYLSPDRLRRVLKKKGIIWKRTRISHKNKQDPEERSIKQADLDMLEFAAAAREIDLKYLDESGFCLWSSVGYTYFPKKEQKCQEQTRIRGRRLSILGIMQPKIGFTYGLAIGSFTSKSYIKMMEIEAEEASKELALTGRIRVIVQDNGPIHKSLEVQNKWPSWEEKGLYIFLLPKYCSEMNEIELEWQHLKRDELAGRMFEDELDLAYAVMAGVEARSVEGNYTAKRVKFKSGPSP
- a CDS encoding NAD(P)/FAD-dependent oxidoreductase, with translation MVNLTQHPSQLQIPQPQTPVRKTIHHQILAIGGGSAGISTSSQLLAKNPALDIAIIEPSDIHYYQPGWTLTGGGVFQIEDTRKPQKDVMPKGVTWIKDKAVKLNPDGNTVITASGLEIEYDCLIVCPGIQIDWHLIKGLKQALGKEGVTSNYSPTYAPYTWETIKNFQGGNALFTFPNTPIKCGGASQKVMYMADDTFRSKWGVRECSNVMFLTADTKMFTVPAYSQILENVVKEREIEVKFQHNLKEIRPETKEAIFDILGESGPVDELSMKYDMIHVAPPQSAPDFIKQSPLAVPNNPYGWVDVDRDTLQHKRYLNVFALGDVSSLPTSKTVAAVRKQAPVLAENLLAFLDSKPLPSRYDGYTCCPLITGYHKTVMAEFDGYNGRLISSFPLNPTKERWIMWLMKKHLMPWIYWNRMLKGSRFEGDYIKFMQWQAGAED
- a CDS encoding MBL fold metallo-hydrolase, which encodes MLFRQLYDNETSTYTYLIADETTKEAVLVDPVIEQVDRDLQLLEELGLTLRYCLETHIHADHITGTGELRSRTNCQGVVPENASAACADRFIKDGETLQVGDIEIKAIATWGHTDSHNAYLINGDRILTGDSLLIRGCGRTDFQSGNPGLLYDCITQKIFTLSGETLVYPGHDYKGRTVSTIGEEKNHNPRFVGKDRDSFIEQMNNLNLPNPKKIAEAVPANQGCGKPAII